In the Ranitomeya imitator isolate aRanImi1 chromosome 2, aRanImi1.pri, whole genome shotgun sequence genome, AAATGGCTATGGTACCAAAACCCGTGCTGCATTTTGCATTCCTCCATGCCAAGGGTGAGTTTCAACATTGTTGGTCATAGGGTAGAGATAAAGTATGTGGTTTGAGACTGACAACTTAAATCATATCTAGATGTATGCCATCTTCTCCCTTTGTCCTCTGTGGCACTACAAACCTGTAATGCAACATTCACTATAAAAGATTTAACAAAACCCGTCAAAGAATGACCAAATGAGAAGTCTCTGGGGAGGAATGGTTTTACATACTTATACTGTAAGTCATTTATAAATGTCTCTGTACAGAAAAAGTTTTTCCAAAATTGGGCAATGTACTCATCAGAACGTCTTAATTACCACCCTACTTTTTCTTTTAATACTGATCTTTATATCATTTCAAAGTTGTTGGCCCTACACTTCCAAACTTGATTTCTAAAGACCAGGTGGGCTTTTTATGCACTGCTGTGCGGAAGTGTTAAAGGCTCACCAGGTAAGATGAATTCTATAATCGTAGGTCAGGGTGAGAAGTATGGATCATAGGCAGCGGTGCAGCATAGGGTGTCTTGCCAAACGGTACGTGGATCAACAAGGACCAGGACAGTAGGTTATGCAGGATGGCAGACAGACAAGTGGAGCAGGAAGCACCAGAAGAAGTGGAGCAAGATATGCGAATACACATGGGCACAGTAGATTTACAATCTTCTAACTTGCTTGCAAAGACACAGTTACCCAAAGGAAACAATAAGTATAGGCAATCCAGCCCTTGCAGCAAGCAAATAATTAATAGCAGATACATATGCAGTTAGGACCTTTCAGAAATCATATGATGCATGCTGTCAGGAGCTTATAGCAGGTATATGGTTAACCACAGGATAGCAGTGAGGTATTGACAAACTGATAACTTGCTTGCAGAAACAATGGTGTGAACAGAAAGAGTATTAGCAGAGGAAGAGTCTGTAACAAGTATTTGTACCAGAAGAGATGAGAGTACAGTAGCATTCAGCTCCTAATGAATCAGGCACCTGACTCCAGCAAGCCCCTTCATCTCGACTGGCGTGGCCAGTACACCCCCCCTCATCAAGACTCTACAGCCTGTATTCATTAAGACTAGAACATCGGTCTTGAGGTCACCTATTTCATTAAGAGacacatgcctcttaatgaatcaggggcATCTAAAAAGTGGCATGCTCCAATTAATGATTCTTTCGTCTTTGGGGAGAGACCCTTTCCGAATTTCTTCCTGATAGTCACTGTGGACATGGCACTATATGTTAAACACGTCCCTTCTTTTGTATTTTGGAAAATTGTAAATTACTTTGATTGAAAACCCCTGACATCTATTTGTACTTGTTACTTctataaattgtaaaaaaaaaaacttacaataAAGATTCAATTAAACAGAAGCTTCGCTGGCAATTTTTTGGGTGCAAATGCTGTATACCACATTAATTTTTCTAATAAGAGGCAACATAATGTGTAAAATCTATCCCACAGTGAGCAACACTGTAAAAAATGTGGGGCATCTTTTGACTTGTCACATATCTAAGCTCAAGTGGGATGATTGGGTCTGAGAGAGGAAGCACAAACCCCCCAAGAAACCATAAGAAAGTAACAGAGACCTCAGCCCTGAATAAATGACCCCATAATCTGTACACATCATATACGGTAATAGTAAAACTGCTCGGGTTTAGGAagaactttttatatatttttgttcaGGATGTTctacacacaattttttttatttttcttgtttaaCTCCCGATTACACACGCAGTATCCCTAAAGAAATGGCATCTGGACCAGTGTGGGGGGAACTGGAACTTAaatgttccccttattttttgtctccctttttttatgtgttttcttcTTCAGCCATTTCTGAATCATTGTCTTCTCCTTTCTGACGATTTTCTCCTTGGTATTAGTGGTTTCCAGTGCCTTTTCTTCATTTATCGCTGGTGTTTCTTCACGTATCTCCATCACCTCCTGTATGCTCGCCTTTTCTTCATTTATCATTGGTGTTTCTTCATGTATCTCCATCACCTCCTGTATACTCGCCTTTTCTTCATTTATAGTTGGTGTTTCTTCATGTATCTCCATCACCTCCTGTATACTCGCCTTTTCTTCATTTATAGTTGGTGTTTCTTCATGTATCTCCATCACCTCCTGTATACTCGCCTTTTCTTCATTTATCGTTGGTGTTTCTTCACGTATCTCCATCACCTCCTGTCTAATTGCCTTTTCTTCATTTGTCGTTGGTGTTTCTTCATTTTTCTCCACCACCTCTTCTGTACTCTCCACATTTCTCACTTCTGGTTTGTTTTTTATCTGAATCACAGTTTCCTCAATAGCTGCAAAATAAAAGGAAACTATCAGATGTAGCAGAATCTATCCCTATAAGAATATCTGCATTGCAATATTGTAGCGCTGCTGCCCATCAGCGGACACAACTTAACTCACGGCTGCATTCTGCTGATTTCCACTGTAATAGAAGGACACCAAAGTGTGATATCCCCAGTAATGACAAGTATACCAAAGTTCTGCCCATACCCCGGTAATATGCTATTATATAGTAATAGTTACCTGGTGACTCCACCACTATATCGTCCAGTTCTTTCTGGTCCGGATTGGCACAACGATGTAGAGTCTTATACATGTAACTGTGACACAAAGAAATGTCTTTATACAAAGAATGCTACAAAGAATAATATCCCATTACCAATCACAATACACTCTTGATCCACTTCCCCACTACAGAGAGTAAGATTTAAAGGTCTAGCGTATACCAGGTAGGAAAGATAAGGTGTCCCAGTGTATACCAAGATAAAAGGATATGGCCTTCCAGTGTATATCAAGAAAAAAGGATATGGCCTCCAGTGTATACCAAGAAAAAAGGATATGGCCTCCAGTGTATACCAGGCAAGAAGGATATGACATCCAGTGTATACAGGCAGGAAGGATATGGTGtccagtgtatgtcaggttggaagctatgggtagcatggtggctcagtggctagggctgtcactttgcagcactggggtccttagGTTCaagtcccatcaaggacaacatctgcaaggagcttctATGTTCTCCACATGTTTGCGTGTGTTTCAACActgaaagacatactgataaggaatttaaatTCTAAGTCAGAGACACAAATGATGAGGATGTCTGTAAAAtgctagaaaaaaaacaaaaatatggcaTCCAGTGTATACCAAGCAGGAAGGATATGGCATCCAGTGTATACCAGACAGGAAGGATAtgcagggcagcacagtggcgcagttagcacagcagccttgcagcgctggagtcctgggttcaaaccccaccaaggacaacatctgcaaagagtttgtatgttctctccgtgtttgtgtgggtttcctccaggtactccggtttcctcccacattccaaagacatactgatagggaatttagattgtgagcctcaacggggacagcgatgataatgagtgcaacctgtaaagcgctgcagaatatgttagcgctatataaaaaaataaagattattattaataaagattatggcATCCAGTGTATACCAGGCAGGAGGGATATGGCATCCAGTGTATACCAGACAGGAAGGCTATGGCATTCAGTGTATACCAGACAGGAAGGATATGGTGTCCAGTGTATACTAGGAGGGAAGGATATGGCATCCAGTGTATGCCTTACAGGAAGAATATGGCATCCAGTGTATACCAGACAGGAAGAATATGGCATCCAGCGTATACCAGGCAGGAAGGATATGGCATCCAGTGTATACCAGACAGGAAGGATATGGCACCCATTGTATACCAGGAAGGAAGGATCTAACATCCAGTGTATTCCAAGCAAGAAGGATATGGCATACAGGGTATAGCAGGCAGGAAGGATATAGCATCCAATGTATACCAAGCAGGAAAGATATGGCTTCCAGTgcatctgcaatcttggacctaattcttaccaacatggAGGAactggttgaggaagtaaaggtggctgggaatttaggagacAACGATCATGttatcctcaaattttggattacaagaggaggaagaacagCAAAGACTAAAGGAACCTTCacgctgaatgatatcgctagcgatccgtgacgttgcagcgtcctggctagcgatatcgttcagtttgacacgcagcagcgatcaggatcctgctgtgccatcgttggtcggagcagaaagtccagaactttatttcgtcgctggacctcccgcagacatcgctgaatcggcatgtgtgacgccgattcagcgatgtcttcactggtaaccagggtaaacattgggttactaagtgcagggccgcgcttagtagcccgatgtttaccctggttaccagcgtaaacgtaaaaaaaaaaaaacactacatacttacattccggtgtctgtcccccggcgctgtgcttctctgcactgtgtaagcgccggccggaaagcagagcacagcggtgacgtcaccgctgtgctttccggccggcgctcacagtcagtgcaggaaagcacagcgccgggggacagacaccgaaatgtaagtatgtagtgtttgtttttttttacgtttacgctggtaaccagggtaaacatcgggttactaagcgccgccctgcacttagtaacccgatgtttaccctggttaccaggggacttcgcatagttggtcgctggagagctgtctgtgtgacagctctccagcaaccacacagcgacgctgcagcgatcaggatcgttgtctagatcgctgcagcgtcgctaaatgtgacggtacctttagactttaaggttggactcagaaagagggtaggaaaggttcaattgctggatgttctaaaggacagaaatgtcaaagaaggatgggagattttgctaaatgaaattctcgctGCACATTCCgtaacaatcccgaaaagaaggaagaattggaagcatttaaagagaccaggatggatgaacacagaatttAGTCACTTGTTAAAAAGGTAAAAAGAcaagtatattaaatggaaagaggggggcatGTCTAAAGAAGAATACAATACTGTCTGCAAGGTTGAAGGAAAGCGTTAGAAgaactaaagccagtaatgaagtgaggcttgcaagggagacgaaatgcagtaaaaaaggatttgaggggttatgtcaaaagcaaaagaaaagtcaaaaatgctataggatttttccaggatgaaaagggtgaagtggtcaaaagtaATATTGAGAAGGCCgaatttttaaattcctattttgcatctgtcttctctaagaaagcaattgcaaCATCAACACTATCTattaacagagagatggtgagggaaataaaatttaaattaatttaaatctccttgtTCAAATTAATTACattctagggtactgaaagagttagcagaggaaactacagaaccactagccagaatcttttaaaaatcctggagaacagaagCCTCAGAAGATTGGAGAGAAAGGCAAATGTTGACCCTATCTTCTAAAAAGGATAGATGATGAGTCATGAAGTTACAGgctagtgagccttacttctatagcaGGAAAGATCTTTGATCAAATTATTAAACAGTatttatgtaagtacttggataagaatacagtaccgTAATTAAGCAACGCCAGCATggatttgtagcaaacaagtcatgctagACTAAACaagtttccttctatgatggaatcactgactgggtgaatcAGGGAAATGCGTTAGATATATTATATATGGACTTcaacaaagcatttgataaagtatttcatactatccttattgaaaaaattatcAAGTATGGGATTGATAAGATTACGTTTAggtagattcataactggctcattgattttactcaaagagtggtaattaaTGGCTGCACATGCAATTGGAagaatgtttcaagtggggtaccacaaggctctgtcctggccccagtgttgttcaacatttttataaatgatctagataaggaaactgaaggtaaactaatcaaatttgcatatcatgcaaagctaggagggatagctaagggtaccgtcacacagtgcaattttcatcgctacgacggtacgatccgtgacgctccagcgtcgtaacaatatcgctccagcgtcgtagactgctgtcacactttgcaatctacgacgctggagcgataatttcatgacgtatgtgcgatgtagaagccgttggttaccatgcgcacatcgtatacgatatatgttacaccatgcaatcatgccgccacagcgggacactagacgatgaaagaaagtttcaaacgatctgctacgacgtacgattctcagcggggtccctgatcgcaggagcgtgtcagacactgcgatctcgtaactatatcgctcgaacgtcacgaatcgtgccgtcgtagcgatcaaaattgcacagtGTTACGGTACCCTAACACAAGAGAAGACAgataaaggattcagaaggatctagataagcttgaacaatgtgcAGCGACtattagaatggtatttaacacagagaaatgcaagattctacatctgggccagaaaaacgaaaattacatctacagaattggaggaatagaactaagtaacagcacatgtgaaaaaatcTTGGGTATACTAatggatcacagactgcacatgaagcaacagtgtgatacagcagcaaaaaaggcaaacacagttctaggatgcattaaaagaagcattgagtctagatcacatgaagtaattatgccCCTCTACTCATCCTTGGTCaagccagttctgggcaccacattttaaaaaagacattgaaaaactggagcaagttcagtgaagagctaccaggatggtgagcggactgcaaagtatgtcctacgaggaacagttaaaggagctgggaatgtttagcttgcaaaaaagaaggctaagaggagacttaaagagaacctgtcacacccccaggcgtttttaactaaaagagccagcttgtgcagcactaatgctgcattctgccaaggtggctcttttagttcgggtccctgcaaatgctgaaataatcgcttttataatgtgcccctcatacctgaagtttgtcaggggggcatgtcttttcgcccctgacacaaacgcctcccagccgtcactcagggcctccgcgCACCGGacgccgcctccatttccttcctgaatgtccccggcgcctgcactgtaagttcccatcatgtgctgggagtcgaagggcagcgcaaactgcgcatgcccgaaaaaaaacttacagcgcaggcgccggggacgttcaggaaggaaatggaggtggCGACTGGcgcacagaggccctgagtgacagcTGGGAGGCGTGTGTCATggaggaaaagacatgccccctgcatttgcagggacccgaactaaaagagccaccttggcggaatgcagcattagtgctgcacaaggtggctcttttagttaaaaccgcctggggggggggggtgacaggttccctttaatagctggCTACAAATATGTGAAGCGATGTCACAGCGTAGAGGGATCaatattattctcatttgcacatggaaacacgagaagcaatggaatgaaactgaaagggagaagatacagattagatattagaaaaagctttttgacagttagggtaatcaatgagtggaaaaggctgacacgagaggtggtgagttcttcaatggaagtcttcaaacagaggctggacagatatctgactgagatggtttagtgaatcctgcattgagcagggagacACAATGACCCTAGAGGTCCCTTCCATTCTAACAATCTATGATTCCATGATCTATATCTTAATACTGCAGCACGAGGAAAGGGAGATGTGGCTATATGATTATAGCAGTGCCTGACCTCCCCCTGTAATATAACCCAGCTGCAGTAGTTTTTGCACCCCCTGTAGGACAGGCAGTGTAGTGTATGGAGAAAAATGTAATATGAAGACTAGAATATGGAAACTCACCAGTAGAGCAAGATCACCATCATTAGCAAGAATATTATATAAAAACATACAGGTAGGGTATAATGAAGCATGATGAGGCCTGGAACTAAAGAAAACAAGAGGTCAGTTATTCTTTTTACAGATAAAATATTGCATAGATCAAAGGCACCACATTACATTTCCAGTAACACATCACTTTATAGGACCAATCATTCTCCACTACAGTCAGGACGTGGTATAGCAAGATGGGAGTAGAAGTTGGGAAGGAATTGACTACTCACTGTTCATTTTGTCACTGATGCCATTCGATTGGGGGATTGTCTTCTTCCATGCATGGAGATTCTCTGACCAGAAGAGAAAGGAGTGAAATGAGGACATGAAACCCATGATTGATGACCTCAATACTGTAACCCTAAAAACTTGTATAACCCTGAGTGATAATATCCGTTACCTGCAGGTGTCTCTGAGATGTTCTCACTTGCTAACCATGAGCGAATCCCCAACAATGTTAGAATAAATCTCCACACCTCCATAACACTCAAAAGACTCTAGTTACTATAATACATAGAACACTGGACACGACACTGTGATGTCACCCAGCGTCATCATTCTACTGGGGGTGGGGCTACTGGTGATGTCATCAGAGATATGGCCTGATTGACTCCTCATATATGGGAAGATGATAAAAGTGACATTCAGCCTCTAGTTATATTTCTGA is a window encoding:
- the LOC138667451 gene encoding uncharacterized protein → MNIPGLIMLHYTLPVCFYIIFLLMMVILLYCYMYKTLHRCANPDQKELDDIVVESPAIEETVIQIKNKPEVRNVESTEEVVEKNEETPTTNEEKAIRQEVMEIREETPTINEEKASIQEVMEIHEETPTINEEKASIQEVMEIHEETPTINEEKASIQEVMEIHEETPMINEEKASIQEVMEIREETPAINEEKALETTNTKEKIVRKEKTMIQKWLKKKTHKKRETKNKGNI